In Wolbachia endosymbiont of Aedes albopictus, one DNA window encodes the following:
- a CDS encoding Fic family protein produces the protein MDIKESPPGKVVRAFAGYQAFPLPPKFEWDNDLVNSLSRADRILGMLSREGAKLPNPHLLMRPFIVREAVLSSRIEGTQATLGEILAQEAGANVDRNPDDLQEVRNYISALDYGLKRLQSLPLSLRLIKEIHGRLMQSARPGEFRLVQNWIGRPGCTINTAKYVPPAPNELISCLRSFEKFLHDRTLPPLIHIALCHYQFEAIHPFLNGNGRIGRLLITLLLIERKLLPSPLLYLSAFFEATRSEYYDQLYNISNRGTWHDWFSYFLNGVVLQSLDALSRAERINILIANWQTEVSSKTEGVASGIVRYLAVNPYFTIRKVVENLGVVFTTAQRAIVKLEDLGIVSQTSQGKRDRVFCATDILNILEEPTKITENFDSTL, from the coding sequence ATGGATATTAAAGAATCACCTCCGGGTAAAGTTGTTAGAGCATTCGCTGGTTATCAGGCATTTCCCTTGCCACCAAAATTTGAATGGGACAATGATTTAGTTAATAGTCTTTCCAGAGCAGATCGTATTTTGGGTATGTTATCCAGGGAAGGAGCTAAATTGCCTAACCCTCATCTTCTCATGCGACCCTTTATAGTACGTGAAGCAGTTCTTTCAAGTAGAATCGAGGGAACTCAAGCAACTCTTGGTGAAATTTTGGCTCAAGAAGCAGGTGCTAATGTAGATCGCAATCCCGATGATTTACAAGAAGTACGCAATTATATATCAGCGCTTGATTATGGCCTAAAACGTTTACAATCTCTTCCGCTATCGCTCCGATTAATTAAGGAAATTCACGGGAGGCTGATGCAAAGTGCAAGGCCAGGGGAATTTCGTCTAGTACAAAACTGGATTGGAAGGCCAGGGTGTACAATAAATACGGCAAAATATGTCCCGCCAGCACCAAATGAATTGATAAGTTGCTTGCGCTCTTTTGAAAAGTTTCTACATGATAGAACATTACCCCCACTTATACATATAGCTCTATGTCATTATCAATTTGAAGCGATTCACCCATTCTTGAACGGTAATGGACGTATTGGACGTTTATTAATAACATTACTTCTGATCGAAAGAAAATTATTACCATCACCTCTGTTATACTTAAGTGCATTTTTTGAAGCTACAAGAAGTGAGTATTATGACCAACTTTACAATATAAGCAACAGAGGCACGTGGCATGATTGGTTCTCTTATTTCTTAAATGGTGTAGTACTGCAATCATTGGATGCATTGTCAAGAGCAGAACGAATTAACATTTTGATTGCAAATTGGCAAACTGAAGTTAGTTCTAAAACTGAAGGAGTTGCGAGTGGTATTGTAAGGTATCTCGCTGTAAACCCTTACTTTACTATAAGGAAAGTAGTTGAAAACTTAGGTGTCGTATTTACAACAGCCCAAAGAGCAATCGTAAAGCTTGAAGACTTAGGCATCGTTTCACAAACTTCTCAAGGAAAGAGAGATCGGGTTTTTTGTGCAACTGATATTTTGAATATTCTAGAAGAACCAACTAAGATTACAGAGAACTTCGATAGCACATTATAG
- the guaA gene encoding glutamine-hydrolyzing GMP synthase → MSAIAIIDFGSQFTQLIARQVREMGVYCEIFPSNISFETISKFNGFILSGGPQSVNDDCSETSRVVDEIIKLNKATNVPILGICYGQQLICHYFGAKVKESFKQEFGRTKIKILKESPIIKDTWDVNSEVDVLMNHADSVDTIPQGFTVIASGVINQTIAMIVNEQRKIYCTQFHPEVKPTTNGSKLLSNFLDITNCERDWTIKSFIEKQKEKIKNVVGEKKVIAAVSGGVDSSVAAALTHKAIGKQLNCIFIDTGLLRKNQTITMLKEIPINYVDKSNLFLSRLKGITDPEEKRKIIGNAFIEVFEEEAKKIGGVDFLMQGTIYSDVVESGHASDNTSTIKSHHNVGGLPEKMNLKLVEPLRYLFKDEVRLLGKEIGLSDEIIFQHPFPGPGLAVRIISEVDEEKVRILQEVDEIYINTMKNYDLYDKIWQAFAVLLPIKTVGVMGDGRTYGYVCALRAVTSSDGMTADAFPFEDKDQHSLVFWDFLQNVGSIIVNNVSGVNRVVYDLTSKPPATIEWE, encoded by the coding sequence TTGTCAGCAATTGCCATTATTGATTTTGGTTCACAGTTTACACAGCTTATCGCAAGACAAGTCAGAGAAATGGGTGTGTATTGCGAAATATTTCCAAGCAACATCAGTTTTGAAACAATATCAAAATTCAATGGGTTTATTCTCTCTGGAGGACCACAATCTGTAAATGATGATTGTTCTGAAACAAGTAGAGTAGTAGATGAAATTATAAAACTTAATAAGGCAACAAACGTTCCTATACTTGGAATATGCTATGGACAGCAACTCATTTGTCATTATTTTGGAGCAAAAGTAAAAGAGAGTTTCAAACAGGAGTTTGGCAGAACTAAAATCAAGATACTAAAAGAATCCCCCATTATAAAGGATACCTGGGATGTTAATTCTGAAGTGGATGTATTAATGAACCATGCGGACAGTGTTGATACTATACCACAGGGATTTACTGTTATCGCATCAGGTGTGATAAATCAAACAATTGCAATGATTGTTAACGAACAGCGGAAGATTTACTGTACTCAGTTCCATCCTGAAGTTAAGCCTACAACAAATGGCAGTAAATTGCTCTCTAACTTCTTGGATATTACAAATTGCGAGAGAGACTGGACAATAAAATCGTTTATTGAAAAGCAGAAGGAAAAAATCAAAAATGTAGTAGGAGAGAAAAAAGTAATCGCTGCAGTAAGTGGTGGGGTTGATTCAAGTGTTGCAGCGGCTCTCACACATAAAGCTATAGGAAAACAATTGAACTGTATTTTTATCGATACTGGGTTGTTACGCAAGAACCAGACCATTACTATGTTAAAAGAGATTCCGATAAACTACGTTGATAAATCAAATTTATTTTTGAGTAGGTTGAAGGGGATAACTGATCCAGAAGAAAAGCGAAAAATTATCGGTAACGCTTTCATTGAAGTGTTTGAAGAAGAAGCAAAAAAAATAGGTGGTGTGGATTTTTTGATGCAAGGTACCATCTACTCTGATGTAGTTGAATCAGGGCATGCCTCAGACAACACTAGTACAATTAAGTCACACCATAATGTTGGTGGGTTGCCAGAAAAGATGAACCTGAAGCTAGTAGAGCCTTTACGCTACCTCTTTAAAGATGAGGTAAGGCTACTTGGAAAAGAAATTGGGCTTTCAGACGAGATAATATTTCAACATCCATTTCCTGGACCCGGACTTGCAGTGAGGATTATAAGTGAAGTCGATGAAGAAAAGGTGCGAATATTGCAAGAAGTAGATGAAATATATATTAATACGATGAAAAATTACGATCTATACGATAAGATATGGCAAGCTTTTGCTGTATTATTACCAATAAAAACTGTAGGCGTCATGGGAGATGGTCGTACATACGGATATGTTTGTGCTTTAAGGGCTGTAACATCGTCCGATGGTATGACGGCTGATGCATTTCCATTTGAGGATAAGGATCAGCATTCGCTAGTGTTTTGGGACTTTTTACAGAATGTTGGCAGTATAATTGTTAATAACGTTTCTGGAGTAAATAGAGTTGTCTATGACTTAACTTCTAAACCACCAGCAACCATTGAGTGGGAGTAA
- a CDS encoding ankyrin repeat domain-containing protein — translation MQEILVAINCSQGLNKDNIADKIKAEIEAKSNERNLGTIEKFLKRWEKNNFDLKKFPCGDLLQFAAKFNCAKLAEHLVANGFDINDGFPLHCAAQHGHTQVAEILLAEKADVSMQDRKGFTPLDYAVHLGNKIEMVRLLLRAGATNVQNGCGFTPLHHTAECGYVQMVEILLKEGRTDVNARDKKGRTPLHYAAGHGHTQVVEVLLEKGADVNLQGKDGKTPLHYTAENGYTQIAEALLKGGAGVDVQDKDGRTPLYYAVYYTHGEYPRLNYQHPKVAKLLLNYGADPSCIHRPKAMTAGITVGVISAVVVPLVLAYATALPALAIVGITVASALIVGGISYGVAYKSSEHSLNSKLSEVSCSNVDGNKQTV, via the coding sequence ATGCAGGAAATACTAGTAGCAATCAATTGTAGCCAAGGTCTGAACAAGGATAATATAGCCGATAAAATAAAAGCTGAAATAGAGGCTAAGTCCAATGAAAGAAATTTAGGAACTATAGAAAAATTTCTTAAACGGTGGGAAAAAAATAATTTTGATCTAAAGAAATTTCCATGTGGTGATTTACTACAATTCGCAGCTAAATTTAATTGTGCAAAATTAGCAGAGCATTTGGTGGCAAATGGTTTTGATATTAATGACGGCTTTCCTTTGCATTGTGCTGCTCAGCACGGACATACACAAGTAGCGGAAATCTTACTTGCAGAAAAAGCAGACGTTAGCATGCAGGACCGAAAGGGATTCACTCCCTTAGATTATGCTGTTCACCTTGGGAATAAGATAGAAATGGTAAGGCTTCTGTTAAGGGCAGGAGCTACTAATGTACAAAATGGATGTGGATTTACTCCTTTGCATCATACTGCTGAGTGTGGATATGTACAAATGGTGGAAATCCTACTAAAAGAAGGAAGGACAGATGTTAATGCGCGAGATAAAAAAGGAAGAACTCCTTTGCATTATGCTGCCGGACATGGGCACACACAAGTAGTAGAAGTTTTGCTAGAAAAAGGAGCAGATGTTAATCTACAAGGTAAAGATGGAAAAACTCCTTTGCATTATACTGCTGAGAACGGGTATACACAAATAGCAGAGGCTCTATTAAAAGGAGGGGCAGGTGTTGATGTACAAGATAAAGACGGAAGGACTCCTTTATATTATGCTGTTTATTACACTCATGGTGAATATCCAAGACTAAATTATCAACATCCAAAAGTAGCAAAACTTCTACTAAATTATGGTGCAGATCCATCATGCATCCATAGACCTAAAGCTATGACAGCAGGAATTACTGTGGGTGTTATATCTGCTGTTGTAGTTCCACTAGTACTTGCCTATGCCACTGCATTACCTGCACTAGCAATAGTTGGAATTACTGTGGCATCTGCACTGATCGTTGGTGGAATTTCCTATGGGGTTGCGTATAAGTCATCAGAGCATTCATTAAACAGTAAGCTAAGTGAGGTTAGCTGCAGTAATGTTGATGGAAATAAACAAACTGTATAA
- a CDS encoding TerC family protein — MLADAWTLLTLTLLETILSVDNLIFISLAIDKVPNVLRERVRLMGLGLALIMRFVILFFTSSILSMQKPIFHTASLNISARDLLMIAGGLFLIVKSSMELRDDIFVCKKNKKKANVKSKFFLVVLQIILIDLVFSVDSILTAIALTYNMIIIATAFTFSMLAMLFLSSYTAQLIKSNPGLKVIAILFVLLVGVYLILHGFHIELPKGYLYSSFMFALLVEVISKIKKT, encoded by the coding sequence ATGCTAGCTGATGCTTGGACTTTACTGACACTTACACTACTTGAAACTATACTTAGTGTAGACAATTTAATCTTTATTTCTCTAGCAATAGATAAGGTACCAAATGTGCTGAGAGAAAGAGTGCGCCTTATGGGCCTTGGATTAGCGCTAATAATGCGTTTTGTAATACTATTTTTTACATCATCTATATTGTCAATGCAAAAACCTATATTTCACACTGCATCGCTAAATATTTCAGCAAGGGATTTACTTATGATTGCAGGGGGATTATTCCTTATTGTTAAAAGCTCTATGGAGTTACGAGATGACATCTTTGTATGTAAGAAAAATAAAAAGAAAGCAAACGTTAAATCAAAATTTTTTTTAGTTGTGCTACAAATTATATTAATAGATTTAGTTTTTTCAGTTGATTCGATATTAACTGCTATAGCACTAACTTATAACATGATAATAATTGCCACAGCGTTTACATTTTCCATGCTAGCAATGCTGTTTTTATCAAGTTATACCGCCCAGTTAATCAAATCTAATCCAGGTTTAAAAGTAATTGCTATCTTATTTGTTTTACTTGTCGGTGTGTACCTCATACTTCATGGATTTCATATAGAATTACCAAAAGGATATTTGTATTCTTCATTTATGTTTGCACTGCTTGTGGAAGTTATAAGCAAAATAAAGAAAACGTAG